A stretch of the Malus sylvestris chromosome 10, drMalSylv7.2, whole genome shotgun sequence genome encodes the following:
- the LOC126585892 gene encoding auxin-induced protein 22D-like yields MEDQLNFKATELRLGLPGSSEEPENKKAAPSPPMAKNNKRASPDSAAEECSTSSDPIDVPPTETQVVGWPPIRSYRKNSLQLREAYVKVSVDGAPYLRKIDLKVYNSYPELIKALEKMFNLANINGSDFAPTYEDKDGDWMLVGDVPWNMFVSSCKRLRIMKGSEARGLSTCF; encoded by the exons ATGGAAGACCAGCTAAATTTCAAGGCAACTGAGCTAAGATTAGGGTTGCCTGGAAGCTCTGAAGAGCCTGAGAACAAAAAAGCAGCACCGTCTCCTCCTATGGCTAAGAATAACAAGAGGGCTTCGCCGGATTCAGCGGCTGAGGAGTGCAGTACAAGTTCTGATCCCATAGATGTCCCTCCCACCGA GACACAGGTAGTAGGGTGGCCTCCAATCAGATCTTACAGGAAAAACAGTTTGCAACTGCGAGAGGCGTACGTGAAAGTAAGCGTCGACGGAGCTCCTTATCTGAGGAAGATTGATCTCAAGGTTTACAATAGCTACCCCGAACTCATCAAGGCCTTAGAGAAGATGTTCAACCTAGCCAATATTAATGGATCCGATTTTGCTCCGACATATGAAGACAAAGACGGCGACTGGATGCTTGTTGGAGATGTGCCATGGAA TATGTTTGTTTCTTCCTGCAAAAGGCTGAGAATCATGAAGGGATCTGAAGCCAGAGGATTGAGCACTTGTTTCTGA
- the LOC126585888 gene encoding protein OSB2, chloroplastic-like isoform X1, which translates to MALERAIPAATSATFLANPQVPAFFPSTNHLAFARRRFNLKCSMEYSRDQYNGNGSSIQVPIAYPRPVEVQWKKELCNTVHLIGVVGLPVEIKHLPSGKVLAWTRLAVKKSATDTSWINLTFWDELAHVAFQHVEKGQQIYVTGRLISDSVETDEGKQQTYYKVVVQQLNFVEKGFSSPALKDHDSDSFTAGRNLGNNATKNITETTQELWQAFFANPVEWWDNRKTKRNPKYPDFKHKDTGEALWIEGRNNPQWVKSQLAILDTRMGTLDDQDHNIHTNIFAGDSFSPF; encoded by the exons ATGGCGTTGGAGCGAGCAATTCCGGCGGCAACAAGCGCAACTTTCCTCGCAAACCCCCAAGTTCCCGCCTTTTTCCCATCCACCAACCACTTGGCCTTCGCACGGCGCCGTTTCAATCTCAAATGCTCGATGGAGTACAGTAGAGACCAGTACAACGGCAACGGGAGCAGCATTCAGGTGCCGATAGCGTACCCTAGACCGGTGGAGGTTCAGTGGAAGAAGGAGCTGTGCAATACGGTGCACCTCATCGGCGTCGTCGGTCTTCCCGTCGAAATTAAGCACCTCCCCTCCGGAAAGGTCCTCGCTTGGACCCGCCTCGCCGTTAAGAAGTCCGCCACCGACACCTCTTG gaTTAATCTGACATTTTGGGATGAGCTAGCACATGTTGCTTTTCAGCATGTAGAGAAAGGCCAACAAATATATGTAACGGGCCGTCTGATATCAGATTCTGTTGAAACCGATGAAGGGAAGCAGCAGACCTACTATAAG GTAGTTGTTCAGCAACTGAATTTTGTTGAAAAGGGCTTTTCATCGCCGGCTTTGAAAGATCACGACTCTGATTCATTTACAGCAG GTAGAAACCTTGGCAACAATGCCACAAAGAACATAACGGAAACCACACAAGAATTATGGCAAGCCTTCTTTGCTAATCCAGTTGAATGGTGGGATAATAGGAAGACCAAG AGGAACCCAAAATATCCGGATTTTAAGCATAAGGATACTGGAGAAGCCTTGTGGATTGAAGGCCGGAACAATCCGCAGTGGGTGAAGTCCCAACTGGCTATACTGGATACAAGAATGGGAACCCTTGATGACCAAGATCATAACATTCATACAAATATATTTGCCGGTGATAGTTTTTCGCCTTTCTAA
- the LOC126585888 gene encoding protein OSB2, chloroplastic-like isoform X2, with amino-acid sequence MALERAIPAATSATFLANPQVPAFFPSTNHLAFARRRFNLKCSMEYSRDQYNGNGSSIQVPIAYPRPVEVQWKKELCNTVHLIGVVGLPVEIKHLPSGKVLAWTRLAVKKSATDTSWINLTFWDELAHVAFQHVEKGQQIYVTGRLISDSVETDEGKQQTYYKVVVQQLNFVEKGFSSPALKDHDSDSFTAGKNLGNNATKNITETTQELWQAFFANPVEWWDNRKTKRNPKYPDFKHKDTGEALWIEGRNNPQWVKSQLAILDTRMGTLDDQDHNIHTNIFAGDSFSPF; translated from the exons ATGGCGTTGGAGCGAGCAATTCCGGCGGCAACAAGCGCAACTTTCCTCGCAAACCCCCAAGTTCCCGCCTTTTTCCCATCCACCAACCACTTGGCCTTCGCACGGCGCCGTTTCAATCTCAAATGCTCGATGGAGTACAGTAGAGACCAGTACAACGGCAACGGGAGCAGCATTCAGGTGCCGATAGCGTACCCTAGACCGGTGGAGGTTCAGTGGAAGAAGGAGCTGTGCAATACGGTGCACCTCATCGGCGTCGTCGGTCTTCCCGTCGAAATTAAGCACCTCCCCTCCGGAAAGGTCCTCGCTTGGACCCGCCTCGCCGTTAAGAAGTCCGCCACCGACACCTCTTG gaTTAATCTGACATTTTGGGATGAGCTAGCACATGTTGCTTTTCAGCATGTAGAGAAAGGCCAACAAATATATGTAACGGGCCGTCTGATATCAGATTCTGTTGAAACCGATGAAGGGAAGCAGCAGACCTACTATAAG GTAGTTGTTCAGCAACTGAATTTTGTTGAAAAGGGCTTTTCATCGCCGGCTTTGAAAGATCACGACTCTGATTCATTTACAGCAGGCAA AAACCTTGGCAACAATGCCACAAAGAACATAACGGAAACCACACAAGAATTATGGCAAGCCTTCTTTGCTAATCCAGTTGAATGGTGGGATAATAGGAAGACCAAG AGGAACCCAAAATATCCGGATTTTAAGCATAAGGATACTGGAGAAGCCTTGTGGATTGAAGGCCGGAACAATCCGCAGTGGGTGAAGTCCCAACTGGCTATACTGGATACAAGAATGGGAACCCTTGATGACCAAGATCATAACATTCATACAAATATATTTGCCGGTGATAGTTTTTCGCCTTTCTAA
- the LOC126585888 gene encoding protein OSB2, chloroplastic-like isoform X3 encodes MALERAIPAATSATFLANPQVPAFFPSTNHLAFARRRFNLKCSMEYSRDQYNGNGSSIQVPIAYPRPVEVQWKKELCNTVHLIGVVGLPVEIKHLPSGKVLAWTRLAVKKSATDTSWINLTFWDELAHVAFQHVEKGQQIYVTGRLISDSVETDEGKQQTYYKVVVQQLNFVEKGFSSPALKDHDSDSFTAGRNLGNNATKNITETTQELWQAFFANPVEWWDNRKTKISDKNMRTKRRMFIRFRL; translated from the exons ATGGCGTTGGAGCGAGCAATTCCGGCGGCAACAAGCGCAACTTTCCTCGCAAACCCCCAAGTTCCCGCCTTTTTCCCATCCACCAACCACTTGGCCTTCGCACGGCGCCGTTTCAATCTCAAATGCTCGATGGAGTACAGTAGAGACCAGTACAACGGCAACGGGAGCAGCATTCAGGTGCCGATAGCGTACCCTAGACCGGTGGAGGTTCAGTGGAAGAAGGAGCTGTGCAATACGGTGCACCTCATCGGCGTCGTCGGTCTTCCCGTCGAAATTAAGCACCTCCCCTCCGGAAAGGTCCTCGCTTGGACCCGCCTCGCCGTTAAGAAGTCCGCCACCGACACCTCTTG gaTTAATCTGACATTTTGGGATGAGCTAGCACATGTTGCTTTTCAGCATGTAGAGAAAGGCCAACAAATATATGTAACGGGCCGTCTGATATCAGATTCTGTTGAAACCGATGAAGGGAAGCAGCAGACCTACTATAAG GTAGTTGTTCAGCAACTGAATTTTGTTGAAAAGGGCTTTTCATCGCCGGCTTTGAAAGATCACGACTCTGATTCATTTACAGCAG GTAGAAACCTTGGCAACAATGCCACAAAGAACATAACGGAAACCACACAAGAATTATGGCAAGCCTTCTTTGCTAATCCAGTTGAATGGTGGGATAATAGGAAGACCAAG ATTTCTGATAAGAATATGCGAACGAAAAGACGCATGTTCATTCGGTTTCGTTTATGA